The genomic segment CTTGAAGATCCATTTTATTCATCCTTTTATAACCCTACCCCGGTGATGGTCATATTACGAATATCTATTTGTATACACTAATAGTATTTGTTCTAAATAAATTAGCTAATGTGTTATAATGTTATGGGTGCGGGGATGTGGGGTGAAATGAGCGGTGGATTTGGATTAAGTACCCAATTATTTGGGAGAAGCGAGAACCAGGAATTGTTGTTATGTGACAACAATCAAGAAAAGATAATGACTAATGATCGTGTTGAGGAAATTATAACGGAAAAAGGGAAGCAAAAAATGTTGTCTCGAGAAACAATTTCAAAGTACTTTTATATGCCAATAATTCAAGCGACCAAGGAACTTAATATTGGGGTGACATTTTTGAAGATAAGATGTAGGGATTTGGGGATTCGAAGGTGGCCACATAGGAAGTTAATGAGTCTTCAAACACTAATCAAGAATGTTAAGGTTCACTCTCTCTATATACACATCTTTTATACACTCTTGTTTCAATTGCATATAATATTATGGTgatgaaaaaaaattcacttttagtTTATGTAATGATATTAGATTCTCTTAATATTTCGTTTAAAAAAAGAACGTTAAGATTTATTCTCTATATAAACATGTAACTTTTGTTTCGGTTATGAATATTTACAGGAATTGAAGGGGGGGGAAGGAAATGGTATGGAACAAAAGTGGCAGGATGTGATAGATTCATtagaggaagagaagaaaaggatgGAAGAAATTCCAGACATGGAACTtgaggagaaaacaaagagattAAGGCAATATTGTTTCGGGGCTAACCACAAGAAGAGAAGGCTTATGGGTATGGCGAATTGCGAGGCTTCTTTTGGTACTTACTTGCGATAGTGGTCCGATTGCGGACAATGATCTTGCTATTGGTTATGGCCATAGagaggaagatgatgaagatgaagtcattaagttatttcttctTGATCGTTTCACTTCCAGTAGCCCAACCTTGCATGATTGAACTTtgcttttatgttttttttttttttttttttttttttttttatgtgttccTATTAGCTACTCGAAGAAAGTAGTTGGGACAATGGTACCCTTTCAAATTTAATCGGTATTAAATTGGCTTTGCCCTTTGCTTTATCTGAATCTTGCAATTGCTGACTTGATACTATGCGACATCCTTCAAGAATATGCCCCTGCGTTtctcaaagaaaatttgttaGTGTAAAATAAAACGGTTGCCTTGCATTGAACACTGAAGCTTTGGCCTTGGATCTGCATTTCTCGTGGTGATGGCATTGCAACAATCTGGTGACGCTAATATATTGCTCGGGATTTCGATTCATGCTTTTGTCGAATAATGATAGGCCATTTGCAAAGCTGCCCCAGCGTTGCTTTCATGGGGAAGATGGAATTTTCATTATATTAAGACCGtgcaaggaaaataaaattaaaatttctaataatgtgaccgaAGCCTATGTAAACCTATAATTAAATCCTATTATAAAGTGGATAAAacccaaataaataatgaagtcTTATTATAAGGTAGACAAACCtaaaataaaatagttaaatcctattataaggtggacaaacttaaataaataatgaagtcctattataaggtggaCAAACCTAAATGTTCAATTAAAGGCAAACAAACCTAAAATGTCCAATTAAAGGCGGGCTGGCCTAAATGCGGTGTTTTTGCGAACAAAGATGTTATGCTTTTGCGGGGTACTTGAAAGTAATAGTGCGGTGCTTTTGTAGTGCAGGATATTTGAAAGCAGTAGTGCATATGCAGTGCGGGGCATTTAAAGCAATAATGCATATATAGTGTGGGGAATTTAAAGCGATAGTGCATATATAGTGCAGGGAATTTTAAAGCAATAGTGAATATGCAGTGCGGGGTTTTTGAAGCAGTAGTGCGTGTGCCGTGCGATGTATTTAAAGCAATAGTGCATATGCAATATGGGCATTTAAAGCAATAGTGCATATATAGTGCGGGGAATTTAAAACAATAGTGTGATGCATAAACAATAGTGCATTTGAGAGCGTTTATGCAAAGCatttaaaagcaataatatTTGTACGCTGATATGTTggaaaaaaaacttatttgGAAGACTAAACATTAATTTATCGCGGATTTAATATTTGAGAGGCATAATTGTTAAAAGAATGTTCAAACCGTTCGACGCGCAATCTTTGCAAAGCTGCAACCATTATATATTTCAAAAGCATTTGAAAATCCGCATCCAAAGAAAATTTGTAAGTTTTGGGGGGGggttgattcgtgttgataTTGAAGACCGGCTCTCATTTGGAAGACTGGACTTGTAATTTATCGcctattttaatatttgaaaatcatattattttataaagaaATATGCATGAAAATTTGTATATAGATAAATAATTTCTGCTGAAACTTAGAACTGCGACACATTGCGAAACGAAGCGAATGCCCTTTCTCTCAAAGTTCTTCCTTTGCCTGATGACTCTGTCGACCATATACTCTTCCTATTTTTGATGTCATTTTGTGATGATgcccttttaaaatttgtgtaAGTTTTAGGGGAGGATGTTGAACTCTTACAATGATGCCTTTAAAA from the Lycium ferocissimum isolate CSIRO_LF1 chromosome 11, AGI_CSIRO_Lferr_CH_V1, whole genome shotgun sequence genome contains:
- the LOC132038311 gene encoding protein RKD1-like; this translates as MGAGMWGEMSGGFGLSTQLFGRSENQELLLCDNNQEKIMTNDRVEEIITEKGKQKMLSRETISKYFYMPIIQATKELNIGVTFLKIRCRDLGIRRWPHRKLMSLQTLIKNVKELKGGEGNGMEQKWQDVIDSLEEEKKRMEEIPDMELEEKTKRLSGPIADNDLAIGYGHREEDDEDEVIKLFLLDRFTSSSPTLHD